The following proteins come from a genomic window of Nitrospirota bacterium:
- a CDS encoding electron transfer flavoprotein subunit beta/FixA family protein yields MNAIVCIKQVPDTAEVRINPETNTLIREGVPSIINPYDLHALEAALQLREKLGGKVTVITMGPPQAEEALREAVAMGADEVRLISDRAFAGADTWATAYALYKAVETIGFDIILCGKQAIDGDTAQVGPEMAEFLNIPHISYVRKIDDATPASIRVQRMMDDGYDVVESPLPVLLTVVKELNTPRLPSLKGKMAAKKAVITRMDLAAIGAEEANVGLKGSPTQVKNIFAPQAKADRKVLQGNIEEQVAALVNELRGLKCV; encoded by the coding sequence GTGAATGCTATTGTCTGCATAAAACAGGTCCCCGATACCGCCGAGGTGAGGATCAATCCCGAGACCAATACATTGATCCGGGAGGGGGTGCCGAGCATCATTAATCCTTACGACCTCCATGCCCTGGAGGCGGCTCTCCAGCTGAGAGAGAAGCTCGGGGGCAAGGTGACGGTCATTACCATGGGCCCTCCCCAGGCCGAGGAGGCGCTGAGGGAGGCCGTCGCCATGGGCGCTGATGAGGTCAGACTCATCTCCGACCGCGCCTTTGCCGGGGCTGATACCTGGGCAACCGCGTACGCCCTTTATAAAGCGGTCGAGACGATCGGTTTCGATATAATCCTCTGCGGCAAGCAGGCGATCGACGGCGATACCGCACAGGTCGGGCCCGAGATGGCCGAGTTTCTCAACATCCCGCATATCTCCTATGTCCGGAAGATCGATGACGCCACCCCTGCCTCGATCAGAGTCCAGAGAATGATGGACGACGGCTATGACGTGGTCGAATCGCCGCTGCCGGTGCTGCTGACGGTGGTGAAAGAGCTCAATACCCCGCGGCTGCCCTCGCTGAAAGGAAAGATGGCGGCCAAGAAGGCGGTCATCACCAGGATGGATCTTGCCGCCATAGGCGCCGAGGAGGCCAATGTAGGACTGAAAGGCTCCCCGACCCAGGTGAAGAACATCTTCGCACCGCAGGCCAAGGCCGACCGGAAGGTGCTCCAGGGGAACATCGAGGAACAGGTGGCGGCGCTGGTGAACGAGCTGAGGGGGTTGAAATGCGTATAG
- a CDS encoding pyridoxine 5'-phosphate synthase, with translation MILGVNIDHVATVREARKTFEPDPVMAATLAILGGADGITLHLREDRRHAKDRDLRLLREVVPCELNLEMAATDAMVRIAREVKPDLVTIVPEKRQELTTEGGLDMAGQKAPLKEAIKKIHKAGIPVSLFINPHIIDVDIAREIGADMVEIHTGLYANARGKRQGQELHRIVEAAAMAHRQELLVNAGHGLNYFNVGGIARIGGMRGLYIGHSIIARAVLVGIERAVREMKELIEKAPEQSC, from the coding sequence ATGATTCTGGGCGTTAATATCGACCATGTGGCGACAGTGCGCGAGGCGCGGAAGACCTTCGAGCCCGACCCGGTGATGGCGGCCACCCTCGCGATCCTCGGGGGAGCCGACGGCATAACGCTCCATCTCAGGGAGGACCGGAGGCACGCAAAGGACCGGGACCTCCGGCTGCTCAGGGAGGTCGTGCCCTGCGAGCTGAACCTCGAGATGGCGGCCACGGATGCAATGGTCCGCATCGCCCGTGAGGTCAAGCCCGACCTCGTCACCATCGTCCCGGAAAAACGCCAGGAATTGACGACCGAGGGCGGCCTCGACATGGCCGGCCAGAAGGCCCCGCTCAAGGAAGCGATAAAGAAGATCCATAAGGCGGGCATCCCGGTGAGCCTCTTCATCAATCCCCATATCATCGATGTGGATATCGCCCGCGAGATCGGCGCCGATATGGTCGAGATCCATACCGGCCTCTATGCCAATGCCAGGGGAAAGAGGCAGGGGCAGGAGCTGCACCGGATCGTCGAGGCCGCGGCGATGGCGCATAGGCAGGAGCTGCTGGTCAATGCAGGCCACGGGCTCAACTACTTCAATGTCGGCGGCATCGCCAGGATAGGGGGGATGCGGGGCCTGTATATCGGACACAGCATCATAGCGCGCGCCGTGCTCGTCGGCATCGAGCGCGCGGTGCGAGAGATGAAGGAGCTGATCGAGAAGGCTCCCGAGCAATCCTGCTGA
- the acpS gene encoding holo-ACP synthase → MVVFGIGVDIVEIDRIRKAVERWDERFLQRLFTGKEIAHCLEKRDPAPSLAARFAAKEALVKALGRHIPFTDIEILNEPSGKPVISFRAVLPDVGVDHRSLTAHLTMSHERQHAVATVLLERKITGKV, encoded by the coding sequence GTGGTGGTCTTCGGCATAGGAGTCGACATCGTCGAGATAGACCGCATTCGGAAGGCGGTGGAGCGATGGGATGAGCGGTTCCTGCAGAGGCTGTTTACCGGGAAAGAGATCGCCCACTGCCTCGAGAAAAGAGATCCGGCCCCTTCCCTGGCTGCACGGTTCGCCGCAAAAGAGGCCCTGGTCAAGGCCCTGGGCAGGCATATCCCCTTTACCGATATCGAGATACTGAACGAGCCCTCCGGCAAGCCGGTCATCAGCTTCCGGGCGGTCCTTCCTGACGTTGGCGTGGATCATCGTTCCCTCACCGCCCATCTCACCATGTCGCACGAGCGGCAGCATGCCGTGGCGACCGTTCTACTTGAAAGAAAAATAACCGGGAAGGTATAA
- a CDS encoding FAD-binding protein, whose protein sequence is MRIEVKRDQCSGCEQCLESCPYTAIEMKEGKALINEYCQFCRTCLNVCPEGAIVEIAEEGDVKEVDLSAYKGVWVFAEQREGKAVPVALELIGAGRRLADELKTDLTAVLFGASDAEGRELIKWGADTVYHCSDALFDAFNDEPYAQLLTSLINRHKPAIVLAGATPIGRSFIPRVAARLKTGLTADCTALEIDKETGNLLQVRPAFGGNIMATILCPNYRPQIATVRPRVMKRAAYDAARSGEIIPVKAENVTCTTKVLETIKEASECLVNLQDAEVIVAGGRGVGDAKGFKLLEELAELLGGAVGASRAAVDEGWIPYRHQVGQTGKTVCPKVYIACGISGAVQHLVGMQSSDVIIAINKNPEAPIFDVATYGIVGDVAEVVPALIKKLKEVKQ, encoded by the coding sequence ATGCGTATAGAGGTCAAGAGAGACCAGTGTTCGGGATGCGAGCAGTGCCTCGAGTCCTGCCCGTACACCGCCATCGAGATGAAAGAGGGCAAAGCCCTTATCAATGAATACTGCCAGTTCTGCAGGACCTGCCTGAACGTCTGCCCTGAAGGCGCGATCGTCGAGATCGCCGAAGAGGGCGATGTGAAAGAGGTAGACCTCTCTGCCTACAAAGGCGTCTGGGTCTTTGCGGAGCAGCGCGAGGGCAAAGCTGTCCCTGTAGCCCTTGAGCTTATCGGGGCAGGGCGGAGGCTCGCCGATGAGCTGAAGACCGATCTCACCGCCGTGCTCTTCGGAGCATCGGATGCAGAGGGGCGGGAGCTTATCAAGTGGGGAGCCGATACGGTGTATCATTGCAGCGATGCGCTCTTCGATGCCTTCAACGATGAGCCGTACGCGCAGCTCCTGACCTCGCTGATCAACCGGCATAAGCCCGCCATCGTCCTCGCCGGCGCCACGCCTATCGGCAGGTCGTTCATCCCCCGCGTTGCAGCGCGGCTCAAGACCGGGCTGACCGCCGACTGCACCGCCCTCGAGATCGACAAGGAGACGGGCAATCTCCTCCAGGTACGGCCCGCCTTCGGCGGCAACATCATGGCCACGATCCTCTGTCCGAATTACCGCCCGCAGATCGCGACAGTGCGGCCCCGGGTGATGAAGCGCGCCGCGTATGATGCCGCCAGGAGCGGCGAGATCATTCCGGTTAAAGCGGAAAACGTCACCTGCACGACGAAGGTGCTCGAGACCATTAAAGAGGCATCTGAATGCCTGGTGAATCTCCAGGATGCGGAGGTGATCGTCGCCGGCGGACGGGGTGTGGGCGATGCAAAGGGGTTCAAACTGCTCGAGGAGCTTGCGGAGCTTCTCGGCGGCGCTGTCGGCGCATCGAGAGCAGCGGTCGACGAGGGCTGGATACCGTATCGCCACCAGGTAGGGCAGACGGGCAAGACGGTCTGTCCCAAGGTCTATATCGCCTGCGGTATCTCCGGCGCTGTCCAGCACCTGGTCGGCATGCAGTCGTCGGATGTCATCATCGCCATAAACAAGAACCCCGAGGCGCCGATCTTCGATGTCGCCACCTACGGCATCGTCGGCGATGTTGCCGAGGTGGTGCCTGCGCTGATCAAGAAGCTGAAAGAGGTAAAACAGTAA